Proteins encoded within one genomic window of Acipenser ruthenus chromosome 32, fAciRut3.2 maternal haplotype, whole genome shotgun sequence:
- the LOC117395467 gene encoding regulation of nuclear pre-mRNA domain-containing protein 2: protein MAAGGSSSSSSASGGGRRVSSAGGLESSVDRKFQAVSNTMESIQGLSSWCIENKKHSAVVVRHWIRSLKRADSAQRLNLFYVANDVIQNCKRKNAMVYRSAFAEVLPGAALLVKDAAVRKAVERIFTIWEERNVYPEELIAELKTGLVKKEAPVPVNPKAALKSKIVAEFTPQTFIDQLAAYKRSVDEVDIKEKQLATMRVDVCSTETLKRLKDKAGGKRFSKDFEDGSAKLEEFVSFLETRVRSGPPLIEALENADVFYEAQYKEVKIVANAYKTFANRVGNLKKKLDLLKSSLPDPEESPVPSPSMDAPSPTGSESPFHDMEEEGAGTTGDVDGVEMDEPFGGVTPRSSSPEPTEDNRDVEDMELSDDEGPAHQHIIVDERREERRDSAVQSGSSPTRPLTGTPARQTPLPGIPLPSLANVDLGKISSILSSLTSVMKSTGASPVSRPSPGTPTTPTSLPGGPKTPVHGPSAPANANPLASILSKVDVTAEGILSALSKTPGQPGPSLQGLSSLLQGVAVGNSQPAPHTTKDRPPSTTTPSSSSSSSSLTPSQLPAPSRSQPGHSFSSPAHEVSSSSATKSQAAPSSSSSSSSSRNKQPSSSSAHRGNKPGKDGPPARQQQQEPSTSSPSPSSLELKIHRFLQGNPGFSALNLNIPILGGGGGGSAGGEASEANASGPEFLPSQLSENVEGTPVRDERGGTPTQDEMMDKPSSSSVSSSSSSSLGVVDPMSLLSKILSPGPSSTPSAPSPLLGRDGYTPNPKLLSNSTSSGQNKTVNKNDDGKLTKSKVAAIGVATTSASNAASISSTTPYSQGVRLDLSPTAYRAQAGSWGGQQPSSSSLGGLVDAPPENFYPDNEEGEEEGGYEYGCAEKRPPKVITKGGAGGGGGGKHQRRPSSEGGTREYKNKKPSTPSSSGNRQQKDGAGYNNSNNNNGSFNSRPSPSPSGHGYGYGSGGSEGAPSPSPKASEVFFPPTSDPAGANHSKHFGGLADSSPHSGRHLVSSQSGGGAGTGQPNSFGRGGLGNRGGGGENPQLSSPTSSSLEFKKINNNNTTNNPNSSSSSRKSSDSEFGGHPRERDFPAKGPEQDEEHYRIETRVSSSDPLPDSTVGKGAPIETLGYNNCRMSGERIQTVESIRVIGKGTLPAGEGGAWYESGEPYMEPPSDLSGVPPLPPSPSSSSSSAPPPPPLMAGLPHQQQQPPPHPGFGNQFEDCLPLQHFQDTPGGPFFGNSHTLLPPIPLLPPPPPGTPRDFGMPPNPPMMLLLDPSMPPQPVPNNQFPPPPQDGAPTPLLPPLPQLLKPPPLMGDHPPRPGTVKEYFGGLPSLLPSPTEQHPPNLGRVRESLGGHGHLLPSGPPPGSPREQCGGLQQGGAPQQRHRLPPPLQQQHRMDGGMVPLLPPRPKPFQQQRHPHPLQTGPYFRNPRPDFRPREPHFHPREPFRGAKRPRPSFMGVGGGGGPFYAPKRPFLPPRY from the exons ATGGCGGcgggaggcagcagcagcagcagcagcgccagcGGCGGCGGCCGCCGAGTCTCCTCAGCGGGGGGACTCGAGTCGTCCGTGGACCGCAAATTTCAAGCGGTCTCCAACACCATGGAGTCCATCCAGGGGCTTTCCAGCTGGTGTATCGAGAATAAGAAGCACAGCGCCGTCGTCGTTCGCCACTGGATCCGGTCCCTGAAGAGAG CCGACTCTGCCCAGCGTCTCAATCTCTTCTACGTGGCCAACGATGTGATCCAGAACTGCAAGCGCAAGAACGCCATGGTGTACCGGAGTGCCTTCGCTGAGGTGCTGCCCGGCGCCGCCCTGCTGGTCAA GGATGCCGCGGTGCGGAAAGCCGTGGAGCGGATTTTTACAATCTGGGAGGAGCGGAACGTTTATCCCGAGGAGCTCATCGCCGAACTGAAAACGGGACTCGTCAAGAAAGAAGCTCCCG TGCCTGTCAACCCCAAAGCAGCCCTCAAGTCCAAGATTGTTGCAGAATTCACG cCCCAGACCTTCATCGATCAGCTGGCCGCCTACAAGCGCTCGGTGGACGAAGTGGACATCAAGGAGAAGCAGCTGGCCACCATGAGGGTGGACGTGTGCAGCACAGAGACCCTCAAACGACTGAAAG ACAAGGCGGGAGGGAAGAGGTTCTCGAAGGATTTCGAGGACGGCAGTGCGAAGCTCGAGGAGTTTGTGTCGTTCCTGGAGACTCGGGTGCGCAGCGGGCCCCCCCTGATCGAGGCCCTGGAGAACGCAGACGTCTTCTACGAAGCGCAGTACAAGGAGGTCAAGATCGTCGCGAAC GCGTACAAGACCTTTGCAAACCGCGTGGGTAATCTGAAGAAGAAGCTGGACCTGCTGAAAAGCAGCCTGCCGGACCCGGAGGAGTCTCCCGTCCCCTCCCCCAGCATGGACGCACCCTCCCCCACGGGCTCCGAGTCCCCCTTCCACGACatggaggaggagggggcggggaCGACGGGGGACGTGGACGGGGTGGAGATGGACGAGCCCTTCGGGGGGGTGACCCCCCGCTCCTCCAGTCCGGAGCCCACCGAGGACAACAGAGATGTGGAGGACATGGAGCTGTCTGACGACGAGGGGCCCGCACACCAGCACATCATAG TGGACGAGCGCAGGGAGGAGAGGCGTGACTCCGCAGTGCAGTCCGGCTCCTCTCCGACTCGCCCTCTCACCGGCACCCCCGCCAGGCAGACCCCCCTCCCGGGGATCCCGCTCCCCAGCCTCGCCAACGTGGACCTGGGCAAGATCAGCTCCATTCTCAGCAGCCTCACCTCCGTCATGAAGAGCACAG GAGCAAGCCCCGTCTCCAGACCCTCTCCCGGcacccccaccacccccacctccctccccgGGGGCCCCAAGACCCCCGTGCACGGCCCCTCTGCCCCTGCCAACGCCAACCCCCTGGCCAGCATCCTGTCCAAAGTGGACGTCACTGCCGAAGGCATCCTCAGCGCCCTGTCCAAAACCCCAGGGCAGCCTGGGCCCAGCCTGCAAG GCCTTTCCTCTCTGCTTCAGGGCGTCGCTGTCGGAAATTCTCAACCCGCCCCTCACACAACCAAGGACAGACCCCCCTCCACGactaccccctcctcctcctcctcgtcatcATCTCTGACTCCTTCTCAGCTCCCCGCCCCTTCCAGGAGCCAGCCCGGCCACTCCTTCAGCTCCCCTGCCCACGAAGTCTCCTCCAGCTCAGCCACCAAGAGCCAGGcagcccccagcagcagcagcagcagcagcagctccagaaACAAGCAGCCCAGCTCCAGCTCTGCACACCGGGGTAACAAACCTGGAAAGGACGGGCCCCCAGCACGGCAGCAACAGCAGGAGCCCTCGAcctcctccccttccccctccagCCTGGAGCTCAAAATCCACAGGTTCCTCCAGGGGAACCCCGGATTCAGCGCCCTGAACCTCAATATCCCCATtctgggaggaggaggggggggtagTGCAGGTGGAGAGGCTTCTGAAGCCAACGCCAGCGGCCCGGAATTCCTGCCGAGCCAACTCTCTGAGAATGTGGAGGGCACTCCGGTGAGGGACGAGAGAGGGGGGACCCCCACGCAGGACGAAATGATGGACAAGCCTTCCTCCTCCTCtgtctcctcttcctcctcctcctctctgggaGTAGTGGACCCCATGTCCCTCCTGTCCAAAATCCTGAGCCCTGGTCCCTCCTCGACCCCCAGCGCACCGTCCCCCCTCCTGGGGCGGGACGGTTACACCCCGAACCCCAAACTGCTGTCAAACTCGACCAGCAGCGGTCAGAATAAAACCGTTAATAAAAACGATGACGGTAAGCTAACCAAGAGCAAAGTGGCTGCCATTGGCGTGGCCACCACCAGCGCCTCTAATGCAGCCTCTATATCTTCAACTACTCCCTACAGCCAAGGGGTGAGGCTGGATCTCTCCCCCACTGCCTACAGGGCTCAGGCAGGCAGCTGGGGGGGGCAGCAGCCCTCCTCGTCCTCCCTGGGAGGCCTAGTCGACGCCCCTCCTGAGAATTTCTACCCCGATAatgaggagggggaggaagaggggggataCGAATACGGCTGTGCGGAGAAAAGGCCCCCCAAGGTTATCACGAAGGGGGgggcaggaggaggagggggggggaagCATCAGAGGCGTCCGTCCAGTGAAGGCGGGACAAGAGAGTACAAGAATAAGAAACCTTCCACTCCGTCGTCGTCTGGGAATCGACAGCAGAAAGACGGCGCCGGCtataacaacagcaacaacaacaacggcAGTTTCAACAGCCGCCCCAGCCCCTCCCCCTCTGGGCACGGTTACGGGTACGGGAGTGGGGGTTCAGAGGGCGCCCCCTCACCTTCCCCGAAAGCCAGCGAAGTTTTTTTCCCTCCCACCAGCGACCCTGCCGGAGCCAACCACAGCAAGCACTTCGGAGGGCTGGCGGATTCCTCCCCCCATTCCGGCCGACACTTGGTTTCTTCCCAGAGCGGTGGCGGTGCTGGAACGGGTCAGCCCAACTCCTTCGGCAGGGGGGGGCTGGGGAACAgaggtggcggaggcgagaaTCCCCAGCTGAGCTCCCCTACGTCTTCGAGCTTGGAATTCAAAaagatcaataataataatactactaataatccAAATTCAAGTTCCAGCTCGCGAAAGTCTTCCGATAGCGAATTCGGAGGCCATCCGAGAGAGAGGGATTTCCCCGCCAAGGGTCCGGAGCAGGACGAGGAACACTACAGGATCGAGACCCGCGTCTCCTCCTCCGACCCGCTCCCCGACAGCACTGTGGGAAAGGGGGCCCCCATCGAGACTTTGGGGTACAACAACTGCAGGATGTCCGGCGAGAGGATCCAGACGGTGGAGTCCATCAGGGTGATCGGGAAGGGGACCCTGCCTGCCGGAGAAGGGGGCGCCTGGTACGAAAGCGGGGAACCCTACATGGAACCCCCTTCCGATCTCTCGGGGGTACCCCCTCTCCcgccctccccctcctcctcttcctcttctgctcctcctcctcctcctctaatgGCCGGGCTGccccatcagcagcagcagccccctccccaccccggttTTGGGAACCAGTTCGAGGATTGCCTCCCCCTGCAGCACTTCCAGGACACCCCCGGCGGACCCTTCTTTGGGAACTCGCACACCCTTCTCCCTCCCATCCCCCTCCTGCCGCCCCCCCCACCGGGCACCCCCAGAGATTTCGGGATGCCCCCCAACCCTCCTATGATGCTGCTCCTGGACCCCTCAATGCCCCCCCAGCCCGTCCCCAACAACCagttcccccctccccctcaggACGGGGCCCccacccctctcctccccccccttcCCCAGCTTCTCAAACCTCCTCCTCTAATGGGGGACCATCCGCCCCGCCCTGGCACGGTCAAAGAGTATTTCGGGGGGCTCCCCAGCCTCCTGCCTTCCCCCACGGAGCAGCACCCCCCCAACCTGGGGAGGGTGAGGGAGAGCCTGGGGGGCCACGGTCACCTCCTGCCCTCCGGGCCTCCGCCCGGCTCTCCCAGGGAGCAGTGCGGGGGGCTGCAGCAAGGGGGCGCCCCACAGCAACGACACCGCCTGCCGCCCCCCCTCCAGCAGCAGCACCGGATGGACGGCGGGATGGTGCCTCTGCTCCCCCCCCGGCCGAAACCATTTCAACAGCAGCGGCACCCTCACCCTCTGCAAACGGGACCTTATTTCCGCAACCCGCGCCCCGATTTCAGGCCCCGGGAACCCCACTTCCATCCGAGGGAGCCGTTCCGAGGAGCCAAGAGGCCCAGGCCGTCTTTCATGGgggtgggaggtgggggggggccCTTTTACGCCCCCAAACGCCCTTTCCTTCCCCCTcgctattaa